In Methylobacterium sp. WL1, the sequence GCGGGTCGCCGCGACGTTGAGGATGTTCGGCGGCCCCCCAGCCCATCCGCGCGCGCCGCGCTGGGTCGGCATCGGCGCCCCGAGGACGAGGATCACGCTGTCCGCCTCGCGCCCCTGGACGGTGTGGACCGTGCCGACGCGCTCGCGCGTCCAGCGATAGGCGTCCGTCGTCCAGCGGGACAGCACGCCGGCCGCCATGATGCGTTCGCGCAGGCGCTGGGCCACGATCAGGAACGGGCTGATCACGTATAGATCGACGTTGGGTACTTCGGCGGCCGACAGGCGACGCAGCATGTCGATGACGGCGGCGCCCTCGGCGTCCGACCACTTGTCCTCGGTCCGCCCGCCAGTGACGTCGACCCAGTGCGATCCCCCCAGGACGTCCCGAATGTCGGACGTCCGGCGCGGCGTCGCATGGACCATCAGGCCTTGGTAGGCGACCTCGTTCGAGAGGGTGAACATCGGCTCGGCGCAGCGCCGGTGGACGAGGAGCGGGAAGCCGACCTTCTGGGAACCGACGGTCTGGCGGAACTCTGCGACGTAGGTGGCGGAGGCGTCGGCCACGGCCTGGACCGAGGCCTTCGGGGCGTTCCACCGGTCGGGATCGATTCCGAAATCGGCGCAGATGGTCTCGGAGAGCTCGGTCGGCAGCGACGTCACCGGTTCGATCTGCAGCGGGTCGCCCACGACGACGGCGCGTCGGGTCCGCGTAATCGCCCCGATGGCGGCCTGGGGCACGGCCTGCCCCGCCTCGTCGACGAGGAGCCAGCCCAGCGTCTCGGGCGGCAGGTAGCCGAGCATGCGGGTGACCGAGGCGAAGGTGGTCGACACCACCGGGACCGCGAGGAACAGGGTGGCCCAGAGGTCGGGCATGTGCGGCGTGGTCTTGGGCTGCCAGGCGTTCCGGCCGATGAGCGCCTTGAACAGGTTCTCCAGGTTGCTCCGGATGGGCTCCGCGGCCGCATCGATGAAGGCCTTGTGAAGCGCGAGGGCGAGTTGGAAGACGCGGTCGCGCTGGCGGTGGGCGGCCATGTCCAGCCATGGCGCCGCCTTCTGGACGGTGTCCCGATCCCTGGCGAAGAACGCCGCGTCGACGGTGCCGATGCCGCATCGTGTTCGCATGAGCTTCACGCCGGCCTCGGCGGTATCACGGGCGGCGGTCGCGGCCCGGAGGGCCTGCCGGGCCGAGGCCTTGAAAGCCTCCGCCTCGCGCAGCCGGTGCAGGGTACGATCCGCCTCGCCGAACGTCCGGCGCTTTTCGGCGTCGGCCCGGTCGAGGGCTTGGGAGAGTTGCGCGTCGCTCGTCGTCCAGTCCTTGGCGGAGGTCGTCCGGAAGACGCGCGCGAACAGGCCGGGCCGACGCGGGGCATGGCCCGCCCGGGCCTGGTGGGCGCGGTCTCGGGCCTGCGATGCGACGGCGGCCGCATCCGTCGCCTCGCGGTGTTCCCGTTCGCCCGTGGCGGCCCCCGCGTCCGTCGCGGCGACCGCCCGACGCGCCTCGTCGACCGCGTCGCGCAATCGGGGAAGGGTGCCGACGACCTTCCGGGCGGCCTCGATCTCGGCAAGGAAGTCGCGGACCCGCGTGACCTCCTCCCTGAAGGCCGTGCGGGCCTCGCGCCAGCGCTTGAGCGCGTCCGTGCGATTGCGCGGCGGGTTTTCGCGCTCGACCACGACGGGGCGCCGCCTGCGCTTGCGGGTGGAGTCCGCGGGATCGGGCTCCTCGATCCATTGCGGACTTCCGGCAGCCTCGGCGAGGTAGGCGCGCAGTCCCTTGTCCGGATCGATCCACATCGTCTCCCGGAAGGTGAACCGGTTCGAGGCGTTCCCGAGCACGGCGGCGATCAGGCCCCAGGCCTCGACGTCGCCGGAGACGTTGTCCGCGACCGTCTTGAAGTAG encodes:
- a CDS encoding AAA domain-containing protein gives rise to the protein MRDRPEDILSAWTALEVLSPMTYRKPADMADGDQRRIADITQSMPWQPPGEKAKPQKQLFYQVVLGAIRMDEATNALLSVFVDKNQDRRGAAGLAAIATVTLDKTGVPVAEGEATAISSFAWGLPLALRRDLVGLGRWPEAETRLNEGLDRRIRRVGDDGKPVPLDGRAIRAAFDWLVSEMGLHSSLIEPPAFAMRVYHYWMAQDPPDAPLLGSFYLEDLASARRQVVEGRTTANLRRYLGIDKPKARKDVLADDTVIAAAVAPARFPVGRWPAAGRHPLVLLQQGAVNLAMSDLEGVDLFPVNGPPGTGKTTLLRDMVASLVVRRAEAMCAFDDPEKAFPASGYRPRIGTATVPVHKVDPRLRGFEMLVASSNNKAVENVSRELPALKAIADDATGLRYFKTVADNVSGDVEAWGLIAAVLGNASNRFTFRETMWIDPDKGLRAYLAEAAGSPQWIEEPDPADSTRKRRRRPVVVERENPPRNRTDALKRWREARTAFREEVTRVRDFLAEIEAARKVVGTLPRLRDAVDEARRAVAATDAGAATGEREHREATDAAAVASQARDRAHQARAGHAPRRPGLFARVFRTTSAKDWTTSDAQLSQALDRADAEKRRTFGEADRTLHRLREAEAFKASARQALRAATAARDTAEAGVKLMRTRCGIGTVDAAFFARDRDTVQKAAPWLDMAAHRQRDRVFQLALALHKAFIDAAAEPIRSNLENLFKALIGRNAWQPKTTPHMPDLWATLFLAVPVVSTTFASVTRMLGYLPPETLGWLLVDEAGQAVPQAAIGAITRTRRAVVVGDPLQIEPVTSLPTELSETICADFGIDPDRWNAPKASVQAVADASATYVAEFRQTVGSQKVGFPLLVHRRCAEPMFTLSNEVAYQGLMVHATPRRTSDIRDVLGGSHWVDVTGGRTEDKWSDAEGAAVIDMLRRLSAAEVPNVDLYVISPFLIVAQRLRERIMAAGVLSRWTTDAYRWTRERVGTVHTVQGREADSVILVLGAPMPTQRGARGWAGGPPNILNVAATRAQENLYVVGSRSAWADAGVFGRLARAWPVAARREPVG